In Panicum virgatum strain AP13 chromosome 4N, P.virgatum_v5, whole genome shotgun sequence, a single window of DNA contains:
- the LOC120668951 gene encoding uncharacterized protein LOC120668951 isoform X1 has protein sequence MKHQPRRCGVVAAVVALVLLACLQIQYHHLKVDLGKAGFASSTQDNSNRNPIHLGTSTSSKPATATTNSLPRGIVERHSDMYLRPLWDDSAATTHKNKHDDHNALLAMAVGISQIKNVDTMARKFLKENYAVMLFHYDGNVDGWRHLEWSDKAIHILAHNQTKWWFAKRFLHPDVMAIYDFIFLWDEDLGVENFNPRRYLDIMVSEGLEITQPALDPDLSTDIHHRITIRNKMTKVHRRIYDNRPSMNCSDESKGPPCTGWVEGMAPVFSRAAWNCVWHLIQNDLIHGWGLDMKLGYCAQGDRTEKVGVIDSEYVVHQGIPSLGGPSRGRKTPRRSLDLRTHIRRQSSAELEKFKERWNRAVREDEGWRDPFES, from the exons ATGAAGCACCAGCCGCGCCGCTGCGGCGTCGTGGCGGCGGTCGTCGCGCTCGTCCTCCTCGCCTGCCTCCAGATCCAGTACCACCACCTCAAG GTGGATCTCGGGAAGGCCGGCTTTGCCTCTTCCACGCAAGACAACTCGAATCGTAACCCCATTCACTTGGggaccagcaccagcagcaagccggccactgccaccaccaacTCCTTGCCGCGCGGCATCGTCGAGCGCCACTCCGACATGTACCTCCGCCCGCTCTGGGATGACTCCGCTGCTACCACCCACAAG AATAAACATGACGACCATAATGCTCTGTTGGCCATGGCAGTTGGCATCTCCCAAATAAAAAACGTGGACACTATGGCTCGTAAG TTTCTCAAGGAAAACTACGCAGTTATGCTCTTCCATTACGATGGAAATGTAGATGGATGGCGTCATCTTGAGTGGAGTGATAAGGCCATACACATTCTCGCTCACAACCAAACAAAATG GTGGTTTGCTAAGCGTTTTCTGCATCCTGATGTCATGGCTATATATGATTTCATCTTTTTATGGGATGAAGACCTTGGAGTGGAGAACTTTAACCCGAGAAG GTATCTAGATATAATGGTTTCTGAAGGTTTAGAAATAACACAACCTGCTCTGGATCCTGATTTATCAACTGATATCCACCACCGAATCACAATCCGCAATAAGATGACAAAAGTGCACAG GAGAATATATGACAATCGGCCTAGTATGAATTGTTCTGATGAAAGTAAAGGACCTCCTTGTACAGG GTGGGTTGAGGGCATGGCACCGGTTTTTTCTCGCGCTGCCTGGAATTGTGTATGGCATCTAATTCAG AATGATCTGATTCATGGTTGGGGTCTTGACATGAAGCTTGGCTATTGTGCTCAG GGTGATCGAACTGAGAAAGTTGGTGTAATTGACAGTGAGTATGTTGTCCATCAAGGGATACCATCTTTAGGAGGACCATCACGTGGCAGAAAG ACACCTCGAAGATCACTGGATTTGAGGACCCAT ATAAGAAGACAATCATCAGCTGAGCTGGAGAAGTTTAAAGAACGGTGGAACAGAGCTGTAAGAGAAGATGAAGGATGGAGGGATCCTTTCGAATCTTGA
- the LOC120668951 gene encoding uncharacterized protein LOC120668951 isoform X2 — MKHQPRRCGVVAAVVALVLLACLQIQYHHLKVDLGKAGFASSTQDNSNRNPIHLGTSTSSKPATATTNSLPRGIVERHSDMYLRPLWDDSAATTHKNKHDDHNALLAMAVGISQIKNVDTMARKFLKENYAVMLFHYDGNVDGWRHLEWSDKAIHILAHNQTKWWFAKRFLHPDVMAIYDFIFLWDEDLGVENFNPRRYLDIMVSEGLEITQPALDPDLSTDIHHRITIRNKMTKVHRRIYDNRPSMNCSDESKGPPCTGWVEGMAPVFSRAAWNCVWHLIQNDLIHGWGLDMKLGYCAQGNFLGKLKC, encoded by the exons ATGAAGCACCAGCCGCGCCGCTGCGGCGTCGTGGCGGCGGTCGTCGCGCTCGTCCTCCTCGCCTGCCTCCAGATCCAGTACCACCACCTCAAG GTGGATCTCGGGAAGGCCGGCTTTGCCTCTTCCACGCAAGACAACTCGAATCGTAACCCCATTCACTTGGggaccagcaccagcagcaagccggccactgccaccaccaacTCCTTGCCGCGCGGCATCGTCGAGCGCCACTCCGACATGTACCTCCGCCCGCTCTGGGATGACTCCGCTGCTACCACCCACAAG AATAAACATGACGACCATAATGCTCTGTTGGCCATGGCAGTTGGCATCTCCCAAATAAAAAACGTGGACACTATGGCTCGTAAG TTTCTCAAGGAAAACTACGCAGTTATGCTCTTCCATTACGATGGAAATGTAGATGGATGGCGTCATCTTGAGTGGAGTGATAAGGCCATACACATTCTCGCTCACAACCAAACAAAATG GTGGTTTGCTAAGCGTTTTCTGCATCCTGATGTCATGGCTATATATGATTTCATCTTTTTATGGGATGAAGACCTTGGAGTGGAGAACTTTAACCCGAGAAG GTATCTAGATATAATGGTTTCTGAAGGTTTAGAAATAACACAACCTGCTCTGGATCCTGATTTATCAACTGATATCCACCACCGAATCACAATCCGCAATAAGATGACAAAAGTGCACAG GAGAATATATGACAATCGGCCTAGTATGAATTGTTCTGATGAAAGTAAAGGACCTCCTTGTACAGG GTGGGTTGAGGGCATGGCACCGGTTTTTTCTCGCGCTGCCTGGAATTGTGTATGGCATCTAATTCAG AATGATCTGATTCATGGTTGGGGTCTTGACATGAAGCTTGGCTATTGTGCTCAG GGCAATTTTCTAGGAAAACTGAAATGCTGA